A window of the Nitrosopumilus ureiphilus genome harbors these coding sequences:
- a CDS encoding 50S ribosomal protein L37: MAKAKKSLKGLGARYGIKLRKQYTKIHLQLKEKRTCPECGSKTFGRDAVGIWSCKKCSYKVAGTAYDIKL; this comes from the coding sequence ATGGCAAAAGCAAAAAAATCACTGAAAGGATTAGGCGCTCGTTACGGAATTAAACTTAGAAAACAATATACAAAAATCCATCTCCAACTAAAAGAAAAAAGAACATGCCCTGAATGCGGTTCAAAAACTTTTGGCAGAGACGCTGTAGGTATCTGGTCTTGTAAGAAATGCAGCTATAAAGTAGCCGGAACCGCAT